The genomic interval GCGAGGACGGCCCAGGGGGCGCGTTCGGCATAGGGCTGGTTCTCGGCCAGGAGCAGGCCCCACTCCGGGGCGGGCGGCTGGGTGCCGAGGCCGAGGAATCCGAGTGAGGCGAGGGCCAGCGCGACGCCGGGCAGGCGCAGCAGGGCGTGTCGGGTGACGGACGGCAGGATCGCCGGCAGCAGTTCGTGCCGCAGGAGGTACCAGCGGTGCGCGCCCAGGGCCCGGGTGGCCGTCAGATGCGGGGTGGCGGATTCCTGTCGGAGCAGTGAGGAGGTGTGCGCGGCGAGCGCCGCCCAGGAGACGGTGGCCACGGCGATGGCGGGCGTGGCGGCGCCGCTCCCGGCGACGGCGGTCACGAGCAGCGCGGCGAGCACCGGCGGTACGGCGTTGACCGTGTCGACGAGCGGCCCGGACAGCCGGGGCAGCAGCCCGAGCAGAACGCCGACCACCAGTGCGGTGAAGCTGATGGCGACGGCGGTCAGAAGGGTGTCCAGGGCTCCGTGTCCGACCCGGGCGAGCAGGTCCCGGCCGAGTGCGTCGGTGCCGAACGGGTGAGCCCAGGAAGGGGGTTGGAGCCGGGCACCGGTGTCCAGGGCAAGTGGGTCGCGGAGCAGGCCGAGCGCGACGACGGCGGTCAGGAGGCCGCCGTGGACGAGAGGCAGGGTGCTGCGGGCGGGCCGTCGCGGGCGGTGCAGGGAGTCCAGGGCGCCGTCGCGCAGGGCCGGGCCGGTCAGGAGGCGGACGGCCAGTGCCGTGAGGCCGGTGGCGGTGGCGGCGAGGATCAGCAGGGCGAGCGTGCCCGCCTGGAGCACGGGCAGGTCCTGCGCGAGGGCGGCCTGGAGGCTGGTGCGGCCGAGGCCCGGGATGTCGTAGATCTGCTCCACGGCGACGGAACCGCCGGTGAGGCCCACGACGAACAGGCCCAGGTTGGGCAGCAGCGCGGGGACGCAGCGGCGGACCGCCTTGGCGGCGATGGTGCGGCCGGACAGTCCGCGGGCCTCCGCCGCCTGCGCCCAGGGTTCGGCGAAGGCGCTGGGCAGCAGGTCGTCGAGGAGGCGCCCGAGCACGGCCCCGGCGGGCAGGCCGAGGGCGAGGGCGGGCAGGACCGTCCAGCGGGGTCCGTACCAGCCGAGGGCGGGCAGCCAGCCGAGTTGTACGCCGACCACGGTGGCGAGCACGGAGGCGGTGAGGAACTCGGGCAGCGCGGCGAGCATCGCCGAGGCGCCGCCCCCGGGCCGGCGCCCGTCGAGGCGTCGGTGCGCGCCGAGCCACAGCGTGCGGGCACACACCAGGGCGGCGGTGGCCGCGGCGACCACGAGGGCCACCGTCACGAGCAGCAGGGACACGCCGAGTGCCTGGACGACGGTCGGGGTGACCTGCGTGCCGTTCAGCCACGACCGGCCGGCGTCGCCCCGGGGCAGCCCGCCGAGCCATTGGCCGAGCAGATGCAAGGGGCCTTCGTCCAGGCCGAGTTGGGCCCGGATGTCGGCCAGTACCCGCGGTGTCGGCTCGCGGTCCGCGGAACGCGCCTTGAGCACGGTGAGCGCGGGGTCGGTGCGGGACAGCCACGGCAGCAGGCCGATCCCGCACACCAGGGCCGCCGCGAGCAGGACACGCCACAGCAGGGTGGCCACTCGATGCCGCATGGATCAGCGTCGCGTTCCGAGGCCGACGAGGGTCCGCTCGTACGGGTCGAGCAGCAGTCCCCGGACGTCGGTGGCCACGCCGGAGATGATCTCCTGGTGGGCCAGCGGGATGACGGCGTCGGTGCCGAGGACCGCGGCTTCGGCGCGCATGGCCGCGTCCTGCCGTTCGCCGGTGTCGGCCACGGCGTCGGCCTCTGCCACCGCCCGGTCGACCTTGCTGTCGCACAGCCGGGAGAGGTTGTAGCCGCCGTCGCAGGTGTAGTCGCTCGCGAGGACGGCGACGGGGTCGCCGGTGTCGACGAGGCTGTTGCGGGCGCCGATGAACGCGTCGAACTTCCCTGCGAGCACGTCGGTTTCGAGCCGCGCGTATTCGCGCACCACCAGGGTGACCTTGAACCCGGCCTTCTGAAGCTGCTGTTGGACGACCTGGGCGGCTTCGGGGAGTTCGGGCCGGTTGTCGTAGGTGGCGAGGGTGACGGAGGTGCCGTGCGGCTCGGCCGCGCTCGCGCGTCCGGTGGGCCGCACGCGCTTGTCCTCGGCCCAGGTCACGGCCGGTCCGTAGATGCCGGTGCCGGGATCGGCGTACCCCTCGAAGACCCCTTTGACGACGGCCGAGTTGTCGACGGCCTCGCGAGCGGCGGCGCGCAGCTTCGGGTCCTCGAAGGGGCCGGACCCGGTGTTGAGGTGCAGGCTCGTGGTGCGGGTCGTCGCGGTCTCCTTGAGGGTGGCCTTGTCGAGGGTGGCGGCCTGGGCGACGGGGATCGCCTCGGCGACGTCGACCTGGCCGGTGCGCACGGCGTTGGCGCGGGCGGTGCCGTCGGCGATGAAGCGGGCGTCGATGCCGGAGGCCTGGGCGCGGCCGCCCCAGTAGTCGTCGAAGCGGTCGAGAGTGGCGGAGGAGGAGCCGGTGACCTTGGTCAGTTCGAAGGGCCCGGTGGCGGTGCCGACCGGATCCACTTCGCCTGGGGCGTAGGCCTTGGGTGCGAACACGGCGAGGCTGGGGCCGGCCAGCCGCAGCGGCAGCACGGGGTCGGCCGACTTCGTGGTGATGCGTACGGCGTCCCCGGCCCCCTCGGCCGTCAGCGTGACGCCGGACAGCGCGGCCGGGGCGGGCTTGGCCTCGGTGGCGTGGGTGAGAGCGGCGGCGACCGCGGCCGGGGTGACCTCGGTACCGTCCTGGAAGGTGGCCTCGCGCAGGGTGAACAGCCAGGTGCGGTCGTTCTCGCGGCGCCAGGACGCGGCGAGTGCGGGGGCGGCGGCGCCGTTGGCGTCGAGGGCGGTCAGGCCCTCGGTGACGCCGAGGCGGCTGAGGAGGGTGGCGTCGGCGCCGTACGGCGAGAGGTTCTCGGCGGGCGGGAAGGCGAGGGCGACCCGGAGGCGGGAGCCGTCGCTCGCGTCACCGTGGGAGTCACCGCCCGGGGCGGCGAAGCAGGCGGTGAGCAGCGGGGCGAGCAGGAGGGAGCCGAGTGTGTGACGGCGGCGCATCGCGGTCACCGTCCCATCGGTATCTCGAAGTGGACGACGTTGCTCGCGCCGCCCGTGGTCTCGCGCTCGTCGTGCACGACCTTGCCGAGCGAGCGCCAGAAGGCTTCGGCGCCCGGGACCGCCGGGTCGGTGTGCAGATACACGGAGCGGTAGCCGCCGTCGGCGGCCGCGAAGGCCAGCAGCTCGTCGACCAGGCGGCGGGCGAGGCCGCGCCTGCGGTGCTCGGGGCGGACGTAGATCCGGCGCAACTGGGCGGTCTCGCCGGAGGGATAGCGCTCGGCCAGCTCGCGCGGGTTCGGCGGGTGGGCGGGGCCGCGCGAGTCGAGGGCGCCGGTGGCCACGACGGTCCCGTGGTCCGGGTCGAGGGCGACGAGGAGGGTGTGGCGGGCCGGGACGAGATAGGCGGCGGCGGGATCGATGATGTCGCCGTGCCAGCGGGGCACGTACCCGGTTCCGAAGTCGCGGTAGAGGGTGTCGAGCATCACGGCTCGCGCACCTTCGAGGTCGTCCGGGCACGCGGCCCTGATGCTGTAGTTACGCACTTGCACATCATATGCATTAAGCCTTCCGGCTTGATCGCGGGGCGATTTGACAGTGATCGAATGGACGCCATAGAACCTACCAACATGACATCCATTTTCAAAAAGGTGGTGCGGTAGTGCGCATCGCCTTCGTCGGCAAGGGCGGCAGCGGCAAGACCACGCTCTCGGCGCTCTTCTCCCGTCATCTGGCCCGTTCCGGCGCACCGGTGCTGGCCGTGGACGGCGACATCAACCAGCACCTGGCCGAGGCGTTGGGCCACGACGGGGACGAGGCCCTGGACGCCCCGCCGTTGGGCGCGCATGTGGCCGACATCAAGGACTTCCTGCGCGGCACCAACCCGCGCATCGCCTCCCGCGAGGCGATGATCAAGACCACGCCGCCGGGCCGGGGTTCACGTCTGCTGCGTCTGCTGGGCGATGACGAACTGCACGCCAGACACGTCCGGCGGGTGGGTGACGTCCCGCTGATGGTGACGGGCGAGTTCGAGGAGAGCGACCTCGGCGTGGCCTGCTACCACTCCAAGCTCGGCGGGGTGGAGTTGTACCTCAACCACCTGGTCGACGGTCCCGGCGAGTACGTCGTCGTCGACATGACGGCCGGCGCGGACGCGTTCGCCTCGGGCCTGTTCACCCGCTTCGACCTGACCTTCCTGGTGGCCGAACCCACCCGCAAGGGCGTCTCGGTCTACCACCAGTACCGGGACCACGCACGGGAGTTCGGCATCCGGATCGCCGTGGTCGGCAACAAGGTGACCGGCGAGGACGACCTGCTCTTCCTCAAGGACCACGTGGGTGACGACCTGTTGACCCACCTGGTCCAGTCAACCTGGGTGCGCGCGGCCGAACAGGGGTGCCCCGAGGGCGACTTGGAGTCGCTGGAGCCCCACAACCGGCACGCCCTGTCCCTCCTGCGC from Streptomyces sp. CC0208 carries:
- a CDS encoding ABC transporter permease subunit, encoding MRHRVATLLWRVLLAAALVCGIGLLPWLSRTDPALTVLKARSADREPTPRVLADIRAQLGLDEGPLHLLGQWLGGLPRGDAGRSWLNGTQVTPTVVQALGVSLLLVTVALVVAAATAALVCARTLWLGAHRRLDGRRPGGGASAMLAALPEFLTASVLATVVGVQLGWLPALGWYGPRWTVLPALALGLPAGAVLGRLLDDLLPSAFAEPWAQAAEARGLSGRTIAAKAVRRCVPALLPNLGLFVVGLTGGSVAVEQIYDIPGLGRTSLQAALAQDLPVLQAGTLALLILAATATGLTALAVRLLTGPALRDGALDSLHRPRRPARSTLPLVHGGLLTAVVALGLLRDPLALDTGARLQPPSWAHPFGTDALGRDLLARVGHGALDTLLTAVAISFTALVVGVLLGLLPRLSGPLVDTVNAVPPVLAALLVTAVAGSGAATPAIAVATVSWAALAAHTSSLLRQESATPHLTATRALGAHRWYLLRHELLPAILPSVTRHALLRLPGVALALASLGFLGLGTQPPAPEWGLLLAENQPYAERAPWAVLAPAAALALLGALAVSAAGGVRWRRRRARRQATTGECELPLSAGKLVETG
- a CDS encoding ABC transporter substrate-binding protein codes for the protein MRRRHTLGSLLLAPLLTACFAAPGGDSHGDASDGSRLRVALAFPPAENLSPYGADATLLSRLGVTEGLTALDANGAAAPALAASWRRENDRTWLFTLREATFQDGTEVTPAAVAAALTHATEAKPAPAALSGVTLTAEGAGDAVRITTKSADPVLPLRLAGPSLAVFAPKAYAPGEVDPVGTATGPFELTKVTGSSSATLDRFDDYWGGRAQASGIDARFIADGTARANAVRTGQVDVAEAIPVAQAATLDKATLKETATTRTTSLHLNTGSGPFEDPKLRAAAREAVDNSAVVKGVFEGYADPGTGIYGPAVTWAEDKRVRPTGRASAAEPHGTSVTLATYDNRPELPEAAQVVQQQLQKAGFKVTLVVREYARLETDVLAGKFDAFIGARNSLVDTGDPVAVLASDYTCDGGYNLSRLCDSKVDRAVAEADAVADTGERQDAAMRAEAAVLGTDAVIPLAHQEIISGVATDVRGLLLDPYERTLVGLGTRR
- a CDS encoding GNAT family N-acetyltransferase; protein product: MRNYSIRAACPDDLEGARAVMLDTLYRDFGTGYVPRWHGDIIDPAAAYLVPARHTLLVALDPDHGTVVATGALDSRGPAHPPNPRELAERYPSGETAQLRRIYVRPEHRRRGLARRLVDELLAFAAADGGYRSVYLHTDPAVPGAEAFWRSLGKVVHDERETTGGASNVVHFEIPMGR
- a CDS encoding ATP-binding protein yields the protein MRIAFVGKGGSGKTTLSALFSRHLARSGAPVLAVDGDINQHLAEALGHDGDEALDAPPLGAHVADIKDFLRGTNPRIASREAMIKTTPPGRGSRLLRLLGDDELHARHVRRVGDVPLMVTGEFEESDLGVACYHSKLGGVELYLNHLVDGPGEYVVVDMTAGADAFASGLFTRFDLTFLVAEPTRKGVSVYHQYRDHAREFGIRIAVVGNKVTGEDDLLFLKDHVGDDLLTHLVQSTWVRAAEQGCPEGDLESLEPHNRHALSLLRETVDAHPRDWAALHRHAVEFHLRNARSWANEAIGLDLTSQVDPDFVPGPAALV